The genomic region TACGACCTCTCCTTGGCTTACATTATCATAAAACAACTCATATTTTAAATCGTCTCCATTGTCAAAACCTACCACATTATAATCAAAAGAAAAAGTGACACTTGTATACAACGAAACATCTACATTGGGTAATGTGATCGTTTCAAAACCAGTTCCTCCACAGTTTCCATTTAAGTCGGCTATGCCCCAAAACTGCGTTAAGTGATTGGGTGAGATACTGCCTATGGAAGTGCTGTAATCCCAAACATCGCCACTATTTGTACATGCAGGGGTCGACAATGTCATTGGTATCCATGTGTCTCCACTGGGTTCAAAACTTTGTATCGCGATTGTAGTTTGTGCAGAAAAGCTACCTATTCCTATAAAACAGGTTAAAATTAAAATAAGCGCTTGGGGTAGCCTCATTTTAATGGTCGTTTTCATCTCAGAAAATATTGTGTTGTACCTTTATATTACAACAGTTGCAAGTTAATTATTTTTTTATGGTTTTTATTTGTTTGTAGCGGGAACATTTCAACAATTTGACTAACGGTTTTATTACAATGTTTGAATAATATTTTTAATAGATGAAATAATATACTCTACTCCTATCGCAATCACAATGAAGCCTATTATTCTTGACAAAGCATTAATTCCTGATGCTCCTAATAACTTTACAATTAAATGAGAAGATCTTAATATGCTATAAATACATACCACTGTAAAAACAATAGCTCCAAGGATAATCAGAAGTTCCGATATTTCTTTATACGTTTGATTAAATGTAATTAATAACGAAATGGTTCCAGGACCAGCTAACATAGGTATTGCTAGAGGCGTTAGTGTAATTTCACTTCTGGTTTTAATATCTTTTTGAACTCTTTCTCGTTTCATCCCTTTATGTTCAGCAAACTTACCAGTTAAAAGTGCAAAACCTGAAGAAGCAATAATGAGCCCTCCAGCAATTTTTAGCGCATCAATACTTATTCCAAAAAAAGAGAGCATATATTTTCCTCCAAAAAAAGCAATAAACAAGATGATCATTACATTGAATGAAGTCCAAAACGAAATTTGACTTTTTTCTTTGATTGTATTTTCTTGGGTTAAACCAACAAAAACGGGTACGGTCCCTAAAGGATTCATCACTGAAAATAATGCTCCAAAAATGACAATGAATAACTCCATCTGTTTTTTTTTGCAAAGGTCATTATTCATTTTCACCAGTTTATTAAAAAGAAATTATTGTTGTATTAAGAAATGGTAAACTTTGGTTTTGTTTAGTATCTCACATACTCTCTATCAAACTACTAATAATAAACACTTAAAATAGTACTAAAGACTCTTTAATACGCTTTGAGTTCAATCTCTCTCCTCCTATATTCGTAATGGGTGAATTCTTATTTTAAGCATCAACAATTGCATTGAAAACTTGAGTTATAAAAAAAGTTCATCCCATTGACTATACTAAATACGCTTGTTATGGCTAAACTACTTCTCTTATTGCTTTTTATTCCAGTACCTTTCATTGCGCAATGGACACAAGTCAGTTCGCTTCCAAGTAGTTTTCAAACTGACCACTCTTTTGGTTTTGCGATCAACGACACTGGATACATTGTTACAGGAAGTCATTTCACTTCATTTGGTAGTTTTCCTTCCAATAAATTTTACAAATATTCTCCCAACGATGATACTTGGACTCAACTCGATGACTTCCCGGGTGGAAATAGAGGTTTTGGAATAGGAGATGTTTGGGATAACAAAGCCTACTTTGGGTTTGGATTGAACTTTGACAATTCAACTGGTGCATCAATATATAAAAACGATTTATGGGAGTTTAACCCATCAACATCAACTTGGACAGAATTAACTTCTTGCCCCTGTAATACGAGAATACATCCTGCTTTTGTTACGCACCAAGGAAATATTTACATGGGACTGGGAAATGATTCTAATGGAAATTTAAACGATTGGTGGCAATATAATATTACTACTGATTCATGGATTCAAAAAGCGAACTTTCCAAGTTATGAACGTCACCATCCCTATCAGTTTGCAATCGGAGATTATGTCTATGTTGGCTTTGGTCATGGTACTGCTGGGGATGAAATATACGACACTTGGTATCGCTACAATCCAACTGATAACACATGGATAGAAGTTCAAAGTATACCGGCTGAGGGACGAGTTGCTGGAACACAATTTAGTCATAATGGCTTTGGATATATTTTAAGTGGTGATGGTAGTGACCACCAATCTATGGAAGAAGGTGAATTTTGGAAATATGATCCTATTGCTGATAGCTGGGAACAAATGCCATCTCATCCTGGTCAATCGAGATGGGCCCCTGCATCTTTTGTATTAGATGATCATGCTTATATTATTAATGGTACTTCTTACGACATTTATCAAAGTGAAGTTTATAAATACAATATGAATGATAACAATATAACGCATGAAGTGACAAAAGAACCGCTGATAGAACCTATCATTAGTCCTAATCCTTTTTCAGATAAAATCGTCATAAAAGTAGATCAACTTAATACTGAACATTTAAACGCTAAGATTAAAAATATCCTTGGGCAAACAATTATAGAAACTACTATTTCAAGTAATAGTAGTTTCTCTGTGGAAAAACTTATTGTGGGGATATATTTTATTGAGTTTTACAATAATGAACGTTTAATTTCAAGTAGGAAAATCATTAAACAATAAACAAACATTACTTCTTATAGCCATCAACTAACTTAAAAGGAACTCTTAATTACATTGAAAATTATTCCTTAACAACTTTCAATACTTGAGTTGTCCCATCTACTTTTACATTTACAAAG from Flavobacteriales bacterium harbors:
- a CDS encoding T9SS type A sorting domain-containing protein; translation: MAKLLLLLLFIPVPFIAQWTQVSSLPSSFQTDHSFGFAINDTGYIVTGSHFTSFGSFPSNKFYKYSPNDDTWTQLDDFPGGNRGFGIGDVWDNKAYFGFGLNFDNSTGASIYKNDLWEFNPSTSTWTELTSCPCNTRIHPAFVTHQGNIYMGLGNDSNGNLNDWWQYNITTDSWIQKANFPSYERHHPYQFAIGDYVYVGFGHGTAGDEIYDTWYRYNPTDNTWIEVQSIPAEGRVAGTQFSHNGFGYILSGDGSDHQSMEEGEFWKYDPIADSWEQMPSHPGQSRWAPASFVLDDHAYIINGTSYDIYQSEVYKYNMNDNNITHEVTKEPLIEPIISPNPFSDKIVIKVDQLNTEHLNAKIKNILGQTIIETTISSNSSFSVEKLIVGIYFIEFYNNERLISSRKIIKQ
- a CDS encoding MarC family NAAT transporter; the protein is MELFIVIFGALFSVMNPLGTVPVFVGLTQENTIKEKSQISFWTSFNVMIILFIAFFGGKYMLSFFGISIDALKIAGGLIIASSGFALLTGKFAEHKGMKRERVQKDIKTRSEITLTPLAIPMLAGPGTISLLITFNQTYKEISELLIILGAIVFTVVCIYSILRSSHLIVKLLGASGINALSRIIGFIVIAIGVEYIISSIKNIIQTL